One stretch of Clostridiales bacterium DNA includes these proteins:
- a CDS encoding leucine-rich repeat protein, with translation MKKTKKIAFRLILVFVCMITACLTACASGNHTDDSNGTESAYKIWLDNGHTGSEAEFLAWLSDDGVSGGITIGSVEINEDGEFVVKDSNGNVLFKKSMPLCEHTYSGVETGLEATCTSAGYRWKECTKCGDKEYEILSATEHEWDKGTVITRADCVHDGFAYYTCTKCGATQMYTDDATGEHRFENGVCIGCKITYAKMLDKTYNNNYGYEYFTSLEKGAGLCGLYDEIDKQVMRFHSETTANAELSDEDYLLPAINYASYGLTVEEAVSVWKTYLDDKPLYYWLSKSLTILDKSIALNVETDYAVGSVRTAYNDALYEIIGEYLTIAEEESAYTVALAYHDAIIGKIDYAYREDGIQPEDAAWAHSIAGVFEERGAVCEGYARAFQLLLNARGIQNVFVTGESRKEKHAWNLVKLDDGEWYWYDLTWDDTPDVYWGTSHTYCCAPDGDFLKTHTVGSSADWGVSFLYDLPARAAAEYDGDEILYYDGFTLDGTDYVVVGYDTVNLSRITTGGKYSIPETVAYGGREFTVVSLINFENGEPSIQSVLSPDIKFVSVFVPKTVVYINENALNGSGKCDLEAIFVDEKNPRFCSQDGVLFSTDLYTLITYPSGRAGTEYSIPDETVYLAKNAFENSRWSIDLQTLRLGKNLRNVGVTNFGDGYPYPDKTHRAYNFIIGEWNYILRMMSGTPKIIVGENPYFKVDGGLLLNSGETVVFAAFFDIEKAEIPETVTEIHPDAFYGCKLLKSIKIPSGVTYLSSIFGDCENLEEVILPEGLRKIDGFMFWGCKSLKTLVIPETVTEIGGRTFYGCSSLESITIPKNVTSIGDGVFENCSSLKEIIIAEGNTTFVMKGRCLVNVETKTLVQAFNDSVIPDDGSVEVIGQYAFHGCDKITEIVIPEGVVSIKAYTFSDCKALETLVLPVSLAQIGKSIFITVTQAQIFYCGTRSQWEEIEKEGTSNEQPDSRNTVYFYSETRPTAQGNFWHYVNGTPTKW, from the coding sequence ATGAAAAAAACTAAAAAGATTGCATTCAGATTGATTTTGGTGTTTGTTTGTATGATTACGGCATGCTTGACTGCTTGCGCTTCGGGCAACCATACGGACGATTCAAACGGCACGGAAAGCGCATATAAGATTTGGCTGGATAACGGACATACAGGCAGTGAGGCGGAGTTTCTTGCATGGCTTTCCGACGACGGCGTCAGCGGCGGTATTACGATTGGGTCCGTCGAAATCAACGAGGATGGCGAATTCGTCGTGAAAGATTCAAATGGAAATGTTCTCTTCAAAAAGAGTATGCCGTTATGCGAGCATACCTATTCCGGAGTTGAAACCGGATTAGAAGCGACCTGCACTTCTGCGGGGTATCGTTGGAAGGAATGTACCAAGTGTGGCGACAAGGAATACGAAATTTTATCCGCAACGGAGCACGAATGGGACAAAGGCACGGTTATAACCCGAGCCGACTGCGTGCATGACGGATTTGCGTATTATACTTGCACCAAGTGCGGCGCAACGCAAATGTACACGGACGATGCGACGGGCGAACATCGCTTTGAAAATGGCGTTTGCATCGGTTGCAAAATCACATATGCGAAGATGCTCGACAAAACTTACAATAATAATTACGGATACGAGTATTTCACTTCTCTGGAAAAGGGCGCAGGGTTGTGTGGATTGTACGATGAAATCGATAAACAGGTAATGCGTTTCCATAGCGAAACTACGGCAAACGCAGAACTCTCGGACGAGGATTACTTGCTACCCGCAATTAATTATGCGTCGTATGGTTTGACGGTGGAAGAAGCCGTCTCCGTGTGGAAGACATATCTCGACGATAAGCCGCTGTATTACTGGCTCTCCAAATCGCTCACGATTCTCGACAAATCAATCGCGCTGAACGTGGAGACGGACTACGCCGTCGGTTCGGTGCGCACCGCCTACAACGACGCGCTGTACGAAATTATCGGGGAATATCTCACGATTGCGGAGGAGGAGAGCGCCTATACCGTCGCGCTTGCCTATCACGATGCGATCATCGGCAAAATCGATTATGCTTACCGGGAAGACGGAATACAACCCGAAGATGCGGCTTGGGCACACAGTATTGCGGGTGTGTTCGAGGAACGCGGCGCAGTGTGCGAAGGCTATGCGCGCGCCTTCCAGCTTCTCTTAAACGCACGGGGCATTCAAAATGTTTTCGTCACGGGCGAGAGTCGTAAGGAGAAACACGCTTGGAATTTGGTGAAGCTCGACGACGGCGAGTGGTATTGGTACGATTTAACGTGGGACGATACGCCGGACGTTTACTGGGGAACCTCCCATACTTATTGCTGTGCGCCGGACGGGGATTTTTTGAAAACGCACACCGTCGGCAGTTCGGCGGATTGGGGCGTTTCCTTTCTCTACGATTTGCCCGCGCGGGCTGCGGCGGAGTACGATGGCGACGAGATTCTGTATTACGACGGGTTTACTCTTGATGGTACAGACTATGTGGTCGTAGGGTACGATACAGTCAACCTTTCCCGCATTACGACGGGCGGCAAGTACAGTATTCCCGAAACGGTAGCCTACGGCGGGCGGGAGTTCACCGTCGTCAGTCTCATTAACTTCGAGAATGGCGAACCGAGCATCCAGAGTGTGCTCTCGCCTGATATTAAATTCGTCTCCGTGTTCGTTCCAAAGACTGTGGTTTATATCAACGAAAATGCGTTGAACGGGTCGGGGAAATGCGATCTCGAAGCAATTTTCGTCGACGAGAAAAACCCGCGCTTCTGTTCGCAAGACGGCGTGCTGTTTTCAACGGATTTGTACACCCTCATTACTTATCCTTCGGGAAGAGCGGGAACGGAGTATTCCATTCCGGATGAAACGGTCTATCTCGCAAAAAATGCATTCGAAAATTCGCGTTGGTCGATCGATCTTCAAACGCTACGCCTTGGTAAAAACTTGCGCAACGTAGGGGTTACCAACTTTGGGGACGGCTATCCATATCCGGATAAGACGCATAGGGCGTACAATTTTATTATCGGTGAGTGGAACTATATTCTTCGCATGATGTCCGGAACACCGAAAATTATTGTCGGCGAGAACCCATATTTTAAGGTTGATGGAGGTTTGCTTTTAAACAGCGGGGAGACTGTGGTCTTTGCGGCGTTCTTCGATATTGAGAAAGCGGAAATCCCCGAAACGGTGACGGAAATTCATCCCGATGCATTCTATGGCTGTAAATTGCTGAAAAGCATAAAAATTCCTTCGGGCGTTACATACCTGTCGTCGATATTCGGCGATTGCGAAAATCTTGAAGAAGTGATTCTTCCCGAAGGCTTGCGGAAGATCGACGGGTTTATGTTCTGGGGCTGTAAGTCGTTGAAGACGCTTGTCATTCCGGAAACTGTAACCGAGATTGGAGGAAGGACTTTCTACGGTTGCAGTTCGCTTGAAAGCATCACGATTCCGAAGAACGTGACGAGTATCGGAGATGGAGTATTCGAGAACTGCTCCTCCCTTAAAGAGATTATTATTGCCGAAGGTAATACGACGTTTGTTATGAAGGGACGCTGTCTTGTCAACGTGGAAACCAAAACGCTCGTGCAGGCGTTCAACGACAGTGTGATCCCCGACGACGGAAGTGTCGAAGTGATCGGGCAATATGCGTTCCACGGATGTGACAAAATTACGGAAATCGTCATTCCCGAAGGCGTTGTATCTATCAAAGCGTACACTTTCTCGGATTG